One genomic segment of Nothobranchius furzeri strain GRZ-AD chromosome 10, NfurGRZ-RIMD1, whole genome shotgun sequence includes these proteins:
- the gjb7 gene encoding gap junction beta-7 protein encodes MNWGFLENILSGVNKYSTVIGRIWLSVVFVFRILVYVAAAEQVWKDEQKDFICNTEQPGCENVCFDHFFPISQVRLWALQLIMVSTPSLLVALHVAYREHREAKHKRRLYEDKKNIDGGLFCTYTISLICKTGFEVGSLLAFYFLFNGFDVPILLQCSQSPCPNTVDCYIARATEKKIFLYIMGCTSMLCIVLNIVEFMYIMWMRICKCFSKHYVPVEEKPYVRRQSRLSHENIVSSELAANTKVCNTEPRAAGEKPACPVSEGSDQSGAPVSK; translated from the coding sequence ATGAACTGGGGCTTCCTGGAGAACATCCTCAGTGGGGTGAACAAGTATTCCACTGTGATAGGACGCATCTGGCTCTCGGTGGTTTTCGTGTTCAGGATCCTGGTGTACGTTGCTGCTGCCGAGCAGGTGTGGAAGGATGAACAGAAGGATTTTATCTGCAACACAGAGCAACCCGGCTGTGAGAACGTCTGCTTTGACCACTTCTTCCCCATCTCTCAGGTGCGTCTGTGGGCCCTGCAGCTGATCATGGTGTCCACACCCTCACTGTTGGTGGCGCTGCATGTGGCCTACAGGGAGCACCGAGAGGCCAAACACAAGCGGAGACTCTACGAGGACAAAAAGAACATCGATGGAGGCCTTTTCTGCACCTACACCATCAGCCTGATCTGTAAGACTGGCTTTGAAGTGGGCTCCCTGCTGGCATTTTACTTCCTGTTTAATGGCTTTGACGTGCCCATTCTGCTGCAGTGCAGCCAGAGTCCCTGCCCCAACACAGTGGACTGTTACATCGCCCGAGCTACGGAGAAGAAAATCTTCCTCTACATCATGGGCTGCACCTCCATGCTGTGCATCGTTCTGAACATCGTGGAGTTCATGTACATCATGTGGATGCGGATTTGTAAATGCTTCAGTAAGCACTACGTCCCTGTGGAGGAGAAGCCCTACGTCCGCCGCCAGTCACGCCTTTCTCATGAAAACATTGTTTCATCTGAGTTGGCAGCAAACACAAAGGTCTGCAACACGGAGCCTAGAGCTGCGGGTGAGAAACCTGCCTGTCCGGTCTCAGAGGGCAGCGACCAATCAGGAGCTCCCGTCTCAAAGTGA
- the LOC107384330 gene encoding LOW QUALITY PROTEIN: tubulin beta-1 chain (The sequence of the model RefSeq protein was modified relative to this genomic sequence to represent the inferred CDS: deleted 3 bases in 2 codons), with the protein MDSVRSGPFGQVFRPDNFVYGQSGAGNNWAKGHYTEGAELVDSVLDVVRKEAESCDCLQGFQLTHSLGGGTGSGMGTLLISKIREEYPDRIMNTFSVVPSPKVSDTVVEPYNATLSVHQLVENTDETFCIDNEALYDICFRTLKLTTPSYGDLNHLVSATMSGVTTCLRFPGQLNADLRKLAVNMVPFPRLHFFMPGFAPLTSRGSQQYRSLTVPELTQQMFDAKNMMAACDPRHGRYLTVAAIFRGRMSMKEVDEQMLNVQNKNSSYFVEWIPNNVKTAICDIPPRGLKMAATFIGNSTAIQELFKRISEQFTAMFRRKAFLHWYTGEGMDEMEFTEAESNMNDLVSEYQHQDATAEEEGEFEEEGEEDLA; encoded by the exons ATGGACTCCGTCAGGTCCGGACCTTTCGGACAAGTCTTCAGGCCTGACAACTTTGTTTATG GTCAGAGTGGTGCTGGTAACAACTGGGCTAAAGGCCACTACACTGAAGGTGCAGAGCTGGTTGACTCGGTTCTGGATGTGGTCAGGAAAGAGGCTGAAAGCTGCGACTGCCTGCAGGGTTTCCAGCTCACCCATTCCCTCGGTGGTGGTACAGGCTCCGGTATGGGAACCCTGCTGATCAGTAAGATCCGTGAAGAATACCCAGATCGCATCATGAACACGTTCAGCGTGGTGCCTTCTCCCAAAGTCTCTGACACGGTAGTTGAGCCCTACAATGCCACTCTGTCGGTTCATCAGCTTGTAGAAAACACCGATGAGACCTTCTGCATTGACAATGAAGCCCTCTACGACATCTGCTTCCGCACACTTAAACTCACAACTCCCTCCTACGGTGacctcaaccacctggtctctgcaACCATGAGTGGT GTGACCACCTGCCTGCGGTTTCCCGGACAGCTCAACGCTGACCTGCGGAAGCTGGCCGTCAACATGGTGCCATTTCCCCGTCTGCATTTCTTCATGCCTGGCTTTGCTCCCCTCACAAGCAGAGGCAGTCAGCAGTACCGGTCCCTCACTGTGCCAGAGCTCACCCAGCAGATGTTTGATGCCAAGAACATGATGGCGGCTTGTGACCCACGCCATGGGCGCTACCTGACGGTGGCTGCCATCTTCCGTGGCCGCATGTCCATGAAGGAGGTAGATGAGCAGATGCTGAACGTGCAGAACAAGAACAGCAGCTATTTTGTTGAATGGATCCCAAACAACGTCAAGACCGCCATCTGCGACATCCCTCCCAGAGgtctcaagatggccgccacattcatcggcaacagcaccgccattcaaGAGCTGTTCAAGCGCATCTCCGAGCAGTTCACTGCCATGTTCAGGCGCAAGGCTTTCCTCCACTGGTACACAGGAGAAGGTATGGATGAGATGGAGTTCACAGAGGCTGAGAGCAACATGAATGATCTGGTGTCT GAGTACCAGCACCAGGATGCTACTGCTGAAGAGGAGGGAGAGTTtgaagaggagggagaggaggaccTGGCCTGA